A region from the Gemmatimonadota bacterium genome encodes:
- the infA gene encoding translation initiation factor IF-1, which translates to MANDAIEMEGTVTEVLPNANFRVQLENGHEILAYLSGKMRKFYIRVLEGDRVKVEMSPYDLTRGRVTYRYK; encoded by the coding sequence ATGGCCAACGACGCGATCGAGATGGAAGGGACCGTCACCGAGGTCCTTCCCAATGCGAACTTCCGGGTGCAGCTGGAGAACGGGCACGAGATCCTCGCGTACCTTTCCGGCAAGATGCGCAAGTTCTACATCCGGGTGCTCGAGGGTGACCGGGTGAAGGTGGAGATGTCCCCCTACGACCTGACGCGTGGTCGCGTCACCTACCGATACAAGTAG